The Lysobacter gummosus sequence ACGGCGTGTGCTACGACTTCTTCTTCGTCAGCGGCCAGATCTACGTCGACCGCGAAGCGCCGGCGCACCTGCGCGCCTCCGCGCAGGGCTTTCTGACCCTGGTGACCTGGGGCGTGGGCATGTTGATCGGCTCGTGGCTGTCGGGCAAGGCGGTCGACGCCTATCGCGTCGCCGGCGATGCCGGCCTGCACGACTGGTCGCGGATCTGGCTGATTCCCGCTGTCGGCGCGGCCGCGGTCTTCGTCTTGTTCGCGTTGTTCTTCCGCGACCGCGCACCGCAACCCATAACCGGCCAGGGAGCGCCCGCGCCGTGAGGCCGTTGGCCGCGCTCGCCGGCAGCGCCCAGGCGCGCGCACGCGCTGCGCGTGCAGTGCACGGTCGACGCCATGCTCGACAGCGCCGCCCGCGGCGGCATGTGGACGGCGGTCGCCGCGTCTGCCCAATCTTGAGGACCATCGCATGAAACTCGGCGTCTTCACCCCGTTGTTCGCCAAGCTGAGTCTTGAACAGATGCTGCGCAAGGTGCAGGCCGCCGGCCTGGACGCGGTCGAGCTCGGCGCCGGCGGCTTTCCCGGCGCCGATCATCTCGATGTCGAAGGCCTGCTCGCCTCGGCCGATCGAGCGCGCGATTTCCGCGCGCTCATCGCCGATCACGGCCTGATCGTCAGCGCCCTGTCCTGCCATGGCAATCCGCTGCATCCCGATCCCGATATCGCCCGGCGCGACGACGCCATCCTGCGCCGCACCGTGCGCCTGGCCGAACGCCTTGAAGTGCCGGTGGTGATCACCTTCTCCGGTTGCCCCGGCGACAGCGACACCGCGCGCATCCCCAACTGGATTACCTCGCCGTGGCCGCCGGAGATGCTGCAGACGCTGGAATGGCAGTGGAACGAGAAAGCGATTCCGTACTGGCGCGAGGCCACCGCCGATGCGCGCGAGCACGGCATCCGCATCGCCCTGGAACCGCATCCGAACTTCATCGTGCACAACGTGGACACGGCGCTGCGCCTGCGCGCGGCGGCCGGCGATCACCTGGGCGTCAACCTCGATCCCAGCCACATGCTATGGCGCGGCGTCGACATGCCGCAGGCGATCCGCGCACTGGGCCCGGCGATTTTCCACTTCCATGCCAAGGACGTCGCCGTGGACCGCGCCAACACCGCCGTCAACGGCGTGATCGACGGCAGGTCGTATCGCGACATCGCGCAACGCGCGTGGAGCTTCCGCTCGGTCGGGCATGGGCACGACCTGCTGGTGTGGAAACAGATCATGCAGGCCCTGCGCGTCGCCGGTTACGACTATGTGGTGAGCCTGGAACACGAGGACGCGCTGATGTCTACCGAGCAAGGTTTCCAGACCGCCATCGACACTCTGAAGCTGGCGTTGCTGCGCGAGGCGGCCGACGAGCCGTGGTGGACCTGAGCCGCCGCGCCCATCTCGCACTGCCCGCATCGCCCGATACGCTCACCGACAGGACCCGCCCATGCAACGACGCGCCTTCCTCCAATCGACCGCCGCCGCCGCGGCCGCCACCGTGTTGCCTTCGATGGCGGCCGCCGGCGCGAAACCGGCGACGCATGGGCCCGCCCCGGACTTCAAGCTCAAGTACGCCCCGCACCTGGGCATGTTCGAAGCCTCGGCGGGCAAGGATCCGATCGCGCAGATTCGTTACATGGCCCAGGCCGGCTTCAAGGCGTATGAAGACAACGAACTGATGCAACGCCCGGTGGCCTTGCAGGAACGCATCGGCGAGACCCTCGCCGGCAACGGCATGACCATGGGCGTGTTCGTGATCGACGCCGGCGACAACTGGAAGGTGTCCTACACCACCGGCAAGAAGGAATTCCGCGAGGCCTTCGTCAAGACCTGCCGCGATGCGGTGGCGACGGCCAAGCGCGTCAACGCGAAATGGATGACCATCGTGCCCGGCTTCTTCGAGGCCAGGTTGCCCGTGGACATCCAGACCGGCCACGTGATCGACGCGATCCGCGCCGGCGCCGAGGTGATGGAGCCGCACGGCCTGACCATGGTGATGGAACCGCTGAGCGACCGGCCCGAGCTGTTCCTGCGCACCTCCGCGCAGGCCTACGCCATCGCCCGCGCCGTGAACAGTCCGGCCTGCAAGATCCTCTACGACATCTATCACCTGCAGCGAAACGAAGGAAACCTGATCCACCACATCGACCTGGCCTGGGACGAAATCGCCTACTTCCAGATCGGCGACGTTCCGGGCCGCAAGGAACCGGGCACCGGCGAGGTCAACTATCGCAACATCTTCGCCTACATCCACGAGCGCATGCACAAGGAAGGCCGGGACTTCGTGTTCGGCATGGAACACGGCAACGCCTCGCCCGGGGTCGAGGGCGAGCGGCGTTTGATCGAGGCTTACCGGCGCAGCGACGACTTCTGAGCGGCCTTCGGCTTTGTCGAGCGCGGAAAGCTCTCAGCGACGCGGTCAATCGATGACCGCGATCGCATCGACCTCGATCAGATAGCCCGGGGACAGCGACGTCACGCCGAGCACCACATCGGCCGGCTTGTGATCGCCGAACAGCGTCTTGCGGGCTGCTTCGATAATCGGCAGGCATGCATCGCGTTCGTAGTTGACGACGTAGATCGTGATTCTTGCGACGTGCTCGGGCCCGGCGCCGGCGGCGGCCAGTGCGCGGCCGAGATTGGCGTAGACCTGGCGCGCCTGAACCGCGAGATCGCCCGGGCCCACCAGATTGCCGTCGCTGTCTTCCGGCTCCTGGCCCGAGACGAATACCAGCTTGCTTCCGGTCGCGACGACGACCTGGGTGTAGCTTTGCGGCGCCGGCAGATCGACGGGGTTGATGCATTTGAGCGCCATTGATTACCTGTTCTGTTGACTGTGGCGGGAACCGGGCAACAGTCATTGTTCACCCGCCGGCAAGCCGCACGGAAACGGTCACCCCATCGCAGGCAGATGCGGCAGCAGCTTGTCCAGGGTGATCGGATACTCGCGCACGCGGATGCCGGTGGCGTTGTGGATGGCGTTAGCGATGGCCGCGCTTACGCCGCACAGGCCCAGCTCGCCCACGCCCTTGGCTTTCATCGGCGAAGACTTGTCGTCGGCCTCGTCGAGGAAAATCACTTCCTGGTGCGGCACATCGGCATGCACGGCGACCTCATAACCGGCCAGGTCGTGGTTGACGAAGAAGCCCAGGCGCTTGTCCACCGCCAGTTCTTCCGACAGCGCGCCGCCGATGCCCATCGTCATCGCGCCGATCACCTGGCTGCGGGCCTGCTTGGGATTGAGGATGCGCCCGGCCGCGCACACCGCCAGCATGCGGCGGATGCGCGATTCGCCGGTGGCGATGTCCACGCCGACTTCGACGAAATGCGCGGCGAAGGTCGATTGCTGGAACTTCTTCGCCAGATCGCCGAACTCGATGCTGTCTTCCACCACCACCTCGCCGGACTCGGCGGCCTTGGCCAGCGAAACGCTGCGGCCGTCCGCGCTGACCTTGCCGTCGGCGAAGGCGGCTTTCTCCGGATCGAAGCCCAGCTTGGCGGCGACAACTTGGCGCAACTTCATGCAAGCGGCATACACGCCCGCGGTGGAGCTGTTGGCGCCCCACTGCCCGCCCGAGCCGGCGGCGACCGGGAAATCCGAATCGCCCAGCCGCACGACCACCTTGTCCAGCGGCACGCCCATCATCTCCGCGGCGGTCTGGCCGATGATGGTGTAGCTGCCCGTGCCGATATCGGTCATGTCGGTTTCCACCGTGACCTTGCCGTCGCCGCCCAGGCGCACGCGGGCGCCGGATTTCATCACCAGGTTGTTGCGGAACCCCGCCGCCATTCCCATGCCCAGCAGCCAGCGGCCGTCGCGCACGCTGCCGTGCTTCGCGTTGCGCTTGCTCCAGCCGAAGCGTTCGACGCCGGTGCGCAGGCACTGCACCAACTGGCGCTGCGAGAACGGGCGCTCGGGCTTCTCCGGATCCACCTGGGTGTCGTTGCGGATGCGGAATTCCACCGGGTCCATGCCCAGCTTCTCCGCCATTTCGTCCATGGCGATTTCCAGCGCCATCAATCCCGGCGCTTCGCCGGGCGCGCGCATCGCGTTGGCTTCGGGCAGATCCAGCGTGGCCAGCCGCGCCTGCATCATGCGATTGGCGCCGGCATAGAGCAGCCGCGATTGCTGGATCGCGTTCTCAAGTCCCCCGCCGGGCAGATCGCCGGACCAGCTTTCGTGGCCGATGGCGGTGATCGTGCCGTCCTTCGCCGCGCCGATGCGGATGCGCTGGATCGTGGCCGGACGATGCGTGGTGTTGTTGGCGATCAGCGGCCGCGGCAACGCGACCTTGACCGGGCGCCCGGCCGCGCGTGCGCCCAGCGCCGCGAGCACGGCATCGGCTCGCACGAACAGCTTGCCGCCGAAGCCGCCGCCTATAAACGGCGAGACCAGGCGAACGTTCTGCTTCGGTATGCCCAGGGTCTTGGCGACATCGCCGCGGCCCCAGGCGATCATCTGGTTGGAGGTCCACAGCGTGAGCTTGTCGCCGTCCCAGGCGGCGATCGATGCGTGCGGCTCCATCATCGCGTGCGACTGGTCGGGCGTGGTGTAAGTGGCGTCCAGTTGCACCGGCGCGGCGGCGAACGCGCCGGCGAAATCGCCCACGGCGATGTCGGGTTGCTCGCGCTCGGAGATCACCGCCGACTTCTTGGCCGCCGTCAGGTCGAACGCGCCGCCGGTGCGGTCGTAGCGAATGCGCACCAGACCGGCGGCGGCGCGCGCCTGTTCGAAGGTTTCCGCCACCACCAGCGCGACCGCCTGGTGATAGTGCTGAATCGCCGGGCCGCCGAGCAGCCTGGCGGTGTTGAAGTCGCCCTTGGTCAGTTTTCCGGCATTGGCGGCGGTCACGATGGCCAGCACGCCCGGCGCCTTGCGCGCGGCGTCCAGGTCCATCGACATGATGTTGCCCTTGGCGATGCCGGCCCCGATCACATGGCCGTAGGCGGCGTTGGGCACCGCTTCGTGCTGCTCGTAGGCATACGGCGCGGTGCCGGTGGTCTTCAGCGGACCATCGATGCGGTCCAGCGGCTTGCCGACCACCTTGAGCTGGTCGATGGGGTTTTTCGTGGCGGGGGTATCGAACTTCATGGCATCACTCCTTCGCCTGCGCCAGCACCGCGCCGAGCGTGCGCTCGGCCAGCAGCAGCTTGAAGCCGTTGTGCTCGGTGGGCTTGGCACCGGCGAACAGCCGCTCGGTCACGGCCTTGGCGCCGTTGGGAAGCTGCGATTCGGCCGCTTCGCTGCGCCAAGGCGCGTACGCGACACCGCCGACCGCGACGCGGCCGCTGCCGTCGCGCTGGATCACCGCGGCGATCGACACCAATGCGAACGCATACGAGGCCCGGTCGCGGACCTTGCGATAGATGTGAGCGCCCTCGACCGGCTTGGGCAAAGTGACCGAGGTGATCAACTCGCCTTTGCCCAACACGGTATCGAGATGCGGCGTATTGGCCGGAGCGCGATAGAACTGCGCAATCGGAATAGTGCGTTCGGTGCCGTCGCCCTGCACCGTCTGCACGGTCGCGTCCAGGGCGCGCATGGCCACGGCCATGTCGCTGGGATGGGTCGCGATGCAGGCGTCGCTGCCGCCGATCACGGCCAGCTGCCGGCTGACACCGCCCAGCGCGGCGCAACCGCTGCCGGGATTGCGCTTGTTGCAGCGCTGGTGGGTGTCGTAGAAATACGGGCAGCGCGTGCGCTGCAGCAGGTTGCCCGCGGTCGTGGCCTTGTTGCGCAGTTGCCCGGAGGCGCCGGCGACGAGCGCGCGCGATACCAGCGCATAGTCGCGGCGAACACGCGCGTCGGAGGCCAGATCGGTATTGCGCACCAGCGCGCCGATCTTCAGCCCACCCTCGGGCGTGGGCTCGATCGTGTCCAGCTTGAGCGGATTGACGTCGATCAGGTGCGCGGGCGTCTCCACTTCCAGCTTCATCAGGTCCAGCAGATTCGTCCCGCCGGCAATGAACCGGGCGCCGGGCTTGCTGGCGGCCGCGGCGGCGGCCTGCGCCGGCGAGGACGCGCGCTCATAGGTGAAGGCCTTCATGCGGACCTCCCGGCGACTTCGACGATCGCATCGACGATGTTGGAGTACGCGCCGCAACGGCAGATGTTGCCGCTCATGCGCTCGCGGATCTCCTCGGCGCTGACCTTGGGCCGCGCGGTCAATTTATCGCTGACCAGGCTCGGCACCCCGTTCTTGATCTCGCCCAGCATCGCCACCGCCGAGCAGATCTGGCCGGGCGTGCAATAGCCGCACTGATAGCCGTCGTGCTTGATGAAGGCAGCCTGCATCGGATGCAGCTTCTGCGGCGTGCCCAGGCCTTCGATGGTGGTGATGCGATCGCCCTCGTGCATCACCGCCAGGCTCAGGCAGGCGTTGATGCGCCGGCCATCGACCATCACCGTGCAGGCGCCGCACTGGCCGTGGTCGCAGCCTTTCTTGGTGCCGGTCAGGTGCAAGTGTTCGCGCAGCGCGTCCAGCAGGCTGGTTCGCGTGTCCAGTTCGAGCGTCTCGGGCTTGCCGTTGACCTCGAACGCCACCGTCGCCATCACCGGCGGCTGCGGCGGATCGTCCTGCGCCTTGGCGAACGCCACCGAGGGCGCGGCGATGGCGGTGGCCGATGCGGCACCGGCCTTGAGCAATTCCCTACGCGTGATACCGAGTTTGAGCAAGCTGTCCACGCACGCGGCTCCTTCTAGGCTAGCGATAGCTGGCATAACAGGCAGAAGAGTAAAACCATAAGCGCGCGACGCGTTCGATCGAGCGGACGCTCGGCGCTGTTGCGAAGAACTGCTCGATACTAGCGCAGCTCGGGCCTGATCTTTTAGTAGATCTGTGCGAGCCATCGTGCGTCAGCGTGCCTATCATTTCCGTGACATCGATTGGTTTTGCCGAAGGCTTGGCAAAAATTGTGCGCCGCAAAATGCGCGTTGGCTCGACAGCCCGATCCGCTGACAGCGTGAAGAACCGACTATGCGTCCGTCCGAACAACCCCGGGCTCCGAAGTTCTTTAATCGGAATGTCGATCCGCCCCTGGCCCATACGTCGTCAAGAAGAGCCCCGGCCGATCAGGGGCCATCACAGGCGCAAGGCCGGAAGGAGGCCCCATGGCAGACAACAACAACCATCGAGCAGCGCAGCTTCCGCTGACGCCGCACCCCGCGCTGAAGCGACTCGCGCATCTGTTGGGCACGTGGAAGAACGAAGGCCCGGTCCCGGGCACTTCGACCTACCGGATGGGGCTGGGCGGCCACTACCTCATCCAGGAGTTCGAGGCGACGACCCCGCGCGGGCGCAAGCTGTCCGGGATCGAATACGTCACCTGGGACGACCAAACGCAGACCCTGCGTTCCCACCTTCTGGCCGACGACGGCAGCAATTTCACCTACACCCATCAGGTCGACGACGACGGCACCTGCTGGACCTGGTTCGGCGACAAGGACTCGGACAACTTCTTCAAGGGACAGCTGAGCGAGGACGGCCGGACCATCACCGGCCGATGGCAGTGGCCCGCAGGCGGCTTCGATGTCGTTTCGCGCAAGATCGGCGACTGAGCGAAAGCATCCGCGAAATCCCCGGGGTCGAGCGTGTGCGGAACGTCGCGGCGGCGTCCCCGAGCCGCGCGATGGCCCGCATACGCTCGGTTTTGGCCTGTCCGTCCCACGCCTGACGTTGGCCTGAGGTGTTCGAGCCAACACGGGACAGGCCATGATCATTTCGGTATTCAACCTGAGCCACGGCGCCGTCACCGACATCCATATGCAGAAGGTGATCCGGGCGATCAATGTCCAGATCGAACGCGATTTCGAGCCTTACTGGAGCTTCGGCGCGACACTGCGCCTGGAGGGACACACGGCTCGCAAGGGCAAGCAGCGTTTCAAGTTCGATCCGCTGAACATGCGCGGCGACGGCGTGCTCTACGTGCTGGACAAGTTCAACAAGGACCTGGGCGGCGCGCACGACACCGACTTCCGCGGCGTCCCGGCCGGCGTGGTGTACCTGGATCTGAGCCAGGGCCTGCAGGAAGACTGGACCGTCAGCCTCTCGCACGAAGCGCTGGAAATGATCGCCGATCCGCAGATCAATCTGGTCGTGCAGGGCCCGCATCCCGAAGGCCGCGACCGCGACGTGTTCCATTGGTTCGAGATGTGCGACGCCGTGCAGGCCCAGTCCTATGCGATCGACGCAATCGAGGTGTCGGACTTCGTGCTGCCGTTGTACTTCACGCCTTCAGCGGAACCGGGTTCGCGCAACAACTTCATGGGTGCGGCGATACGGGGAAAGACGGCTCATCGCCTGCCCTCCTTCGGCGTCGCGCACGGCGGCTACATCGGCTACTTCGACCCGAAGAAGGCCGACAACCTGACCTACGAACACGAAGGCGATGCGCTGGCCCGGAAACGCAGGATCCTCAAGCAAGGCCGCACCGGCCGCCGCGCGCAGCGCATGGTCAAGACGGCGAGATTCGCGACGATACCAAAGGCATGACCACGGCGCCGAGGCGCCCGGTCATCAGTCGAACAACTTGCCCGGATTCATCAGCCCGTTGGGGTCCAGCACCTGCTTGATCCCGCGCATCACCGCGATCTCCGCCGCGCTGCGCGTGCTGCCCAGATAAGCTTTCTTGACCAGGCCGATGCCGTGTTCGGCCGAAATGCTGCCACCGTGGCGTTGCAGCGACGCGGCGAGCAGCTTGGTCACCTGCTCGCACTGGGCGACAAAATCGGCGTCGGATACGTCCTCGGGCTTGAGCACGTTGATATGCAGGTTGCCGTCGCCGATGTGGCCGAACCACACCACCTCGAAATGCGGGTAGGCGCCGCCCAGCAAGGCCTGGGTTTCTTCCAGGAACGCCGGCATCGCCGAGATCCGCACCGAGACGTCGTTCTTGTACGGCTTGCGCGGCGCCAGGCTTTCCGAGATGCCTTCGCGCAGACGCCACAATTGCGCGGCCTGCGCATCGCTCTGGCTGATCACGCCGTCGCTGACCCAGCCGTGTTCCATGCAATCCTCGAACGCAGCCATCGCCGCGGCTTCGCGGGCTTCGTCGCCGATCGCGAATTCGGTGACCACGTAGTACGGATGGGTCTGCTCGAACGGCGCCTGCGCGCCGTGCGCCAGCACGTGCCGCAGCGCGTGATCGGTGAAGAACTCGAACGCCTCCAGTTGCAGGCGCTCGCGGAAGGCGGTGAAGACTTTCATCAGCACGTCGAACGACGGCAGCGCCAGCAGCATGACGTTGGTCGGCGGCGGCGGGTCGGTCAACCGCAGCGTGGCCTCGACGACGACGCCCAGGGTTCCCTCCGAACCGATGGCCAGGTGGCGCAGGTCGTAGCCGCTGGAGTTCTTCACCAGGCCGCGGTTGAGATCCAGCAGTTCGCCGGAACCGGTGACCAGCTTGAGACCGGTGATCCACTCGCGCGTGTTGCCGTAGCGGATCACGCGGATGCCGCCGGCGTTGGTGGCGATGTTGCCGCCGATCGAGCACGAACCGCGTGCGGCGAAATCCACCGGATACGTCAGGCCGTGCTCGCGCGCGGCGTTGTGCACGGCCTCAAGGGCGATGCCGGGCTGCACGGTCAGGGTGCGGTCGGCCGGGTCGAAGGCCAGTACGCGGTTCATCCGCTCCAGGCTGATCACCAGTTCCCCCTGAGCCGCCACCGCGCCGCCGGACAGGCCGGTGCGGCCGCCGGAGGGCACCAGGGCCACGCGGTGGACGTTGGCCCAGCGCACGATGGCCTGCACTTCCTCGATGGAAGCCGGCAAGGCGATCGCGAGCGGCGCCGGGGTCCAGCGGCGGGTCCAGTCGCGGCCGTAGTGTTCCAGGTCGGCGGCATCGGTCTTCAGGCGCAGGTCTGGCGCGTCGCGGCGCAAACCTTCCAGGCGCGGATCGGTCATCGGGGTCGGGGGGAGGTGGGCAGACGGCGAGCATGCCAGCGATGCCGCGGCCAATCCAGGCTCCGGCCGGGGTCGCCCCGGGGGCCCGATCCGGGCCGTTGCCGCATCGCAGCAAAAAGCCGCAGCTTCTGGCATTGTGGCTGTCCGCCCCCCTTCCCCACTCTTTGCGCAATGGCGATCAAGAAAACCTCGTACCCCCTGCAGGACATCCGCGTTCTGTTGCTGGAAGGGGTCAGCAAGACCGCAGTCGATACCTTCCGCGCCGCCGGTTACACGCAGATCGAGTACCACGAAAAGTCCCTGCCGGAAGACGAGCTCAAGCGCCGCATCGCCGAGGCGCACATCGTCGGCATCCGTTCGCGCTCGCACCTGACCGCCGAGGTGATCGCCAACGCGCGCCGCCTGGTCGCGGTGGGCTGCTTCTGCATCGGCACCAACCAGGTCGACCTGGAAGCGGCCGAACTGGCCGGCATCCCGGTCTTCAACGCCCCCTATTCCAACACCCGCAGCGTTGCCGAGCTGGTCATCGCCGAGGCGATCCTGCTGATGCGCGGCATTCCGCAGAAGAACGCCGAATGCCACCGCGGCGGCTGGTCGAAATCGGCCGCCGGCAGCCACGAAGTGCGCGGCAAGACGCTGGGCATCGTCGGCTACGGCCACATCGGCACGCAGGTGGGCGTGCTGGC is a genomic window containing:
- a CDS encoding FAD-binding oxidoreductase, producing the protein MTDPRLEGLRRDAPDLRLKTDAADLEHYGRDWTRRWTPAPLAIALPASIEEVQAIVRWANVHRVALVPSGGRTGLSGGAVAAQGELVISLERMNRVLAFDPADRTLTVQPGIALEAVHNAAREHGLTYPVDFAARGSCSIGGNIATNAGGIRVIRYGNTREWITGLKLVTGSGELLDLNRGLVKNSSGYDLRHLAIGSEGTLGVVVEATLRLTDPPPPTNVMLLALPSFDVLMKVFTAFRERLQLEAFEFFTDHALRHVLAHGAQAPFEQTHPYYVVTEFAIGDEAREAAAMAAFEDCMEHGWVSDGVISQSDAQAAQLWRLREGISESLAPRKPYKNDVSVRISAMPAFLEETQALLGGAYPHFEVVWFGHIGDGNLHINVLKPEDVSDADFVAQCEQVTKLLAASLQRHGGSISAEHGIGLVKKAYLGSTRSAAEIAVMRGIKQVLDPNGLMNPGKLFD
- the paoA gene encoding aldehyde dehydrogenase iron-sulfur subunit PaoA, with protein sequence MARTDLLKDQARAALVSSSSSQQRRASARSNASRAYGFTLLPVMPAIASLEGAACVDSLLKLGITRRELLKAGAASATAIAAPSVAFAKAQDDPPQPPVMATVAFEVNGKPETLELDTRTSLLDALREHLHLTGTKKGCDHGQCGACTVMVDGRRINACLSLAVMHEGDRITTIEGLGTPQKLHPMQAAFIKHDGYQCGYCTPGQICSAVAMLGEIKNGVPSLVSDKLTARPKVSAEEIRERMSGNICRCGAYSNIVDAIVEVAGRSA
- a CDS encoding DUF1579 family protein, encoding MADNNNHRAAQLPLTPHPALKRLAHLLGTWKNEGPVPGTSTYRMGLGGHYLIQEFEATTPRGRKLSGIEYVTWDDQTQTLRSHLLADDGSNFTYTHQVDDDGTCWTWFGDKDSDNFFKGQLSEDGRTITGRWQWPAGGFDVVSRKIGD
- the paoC gene encoding aldehyde oxidoreductase molybdenum-binding subunit PaoC, which encodes MKFDTPATKNPIDQLKVVGKPLDRIDGPLKTTGTAPYAYEQHEAVPNAAYGHVIGAGIAKGNIMSMDLDAARKAPGVLAIVTAANAGKLTKGDFNTARLLGGPAIQHYHQAVALVVAETFEQARAAAGLVRIRYDRTGGAFDLTAAKKSAVISEREQPDIAVGDFAGAFAAAPVQLDATYTTPDQSHAMMEPHASIAAWDGDKLTLWTSNQMIAWGRGDVAKTLGIPKQNVRLVSPFIGGGFGGKLFVRADAVLAALGARAAGRPVKVALPRPLIANNTTHRPATIQRIRIGAAKDGTITAIGHESWSGDLPGGGLENAIQQSRLLYAGANRMMQARLATLDLPEANAMRAPGEAPGLMALEIAMDEMAEKLGMDPVEFRIRNDTQVDPEKPERPFSQRQLVQCLRTGVERFGWSKRNAKHGSVRDGRWLLGMGMAAGFRNNLVMKSGARVRLGGDGKVTVETDMTDIGTGSYTIIGQTAAEMMGVPLDKVVVRLGDSDFPVAAGSGGQWGANSSTAGVYAACMKLRQVVAAKLGFDPEKAAFADGKVSADGRSVSLAKAAESGEVVVEDSIEFGDLAKKFQQSTFAAHFVEVGVDIATGESRIRRMLAVCAAGRILNPKQARSQVIGAMTMGIGGALSEELAVDKRLGFFVNHDLAGYEVAVHADVPHQEVIFLDEADDKSSPMKAKGVGELGLCGVSAAIANAIHNATGIRVREYPITLDKLLPHLPAMG
- a CDS encoding sugar phosphate isomerase/epimerase family protein, translating into MKLGVFTPLFAKLSLEQMLRKVQAAGLDAVELGAGGFPGADHLDVEGLLASADRARDFRALIADHGLIVSALSCHGNPLHPDPDIARRDDAILRRTVRLAERLEVPVVITFSGCPGDSDTARIPNWITSPWPPEMLQTLEWQWNEKAIPYWREATADAREHGIRIALEPHPNFIVHNVDTALRLRAAAGDHLGVNLDPSHMLWRGVDMPQAIRALGPAIFHFHAKDVAVDRANTAVNGVIDGRSYRDIAQRAWSFRSVGHGHDLLVWKQIMQALRVAGYDYVVSLEHEDALMSTEQGFQTAIDTLKLALLREAADEPWWT
- a CDS encoding FAD binding domain-containing protein, whose translation is MKAFTYERASSPAQAAAAAASKPGARFIAGGTNLLDLMKLEVETPAHLIDVNPLKLDTIEPTPEGGLKIGALVRNTDLASDARVRRDYALVSRALVAGASGQLRNKATTAGNLLQRTRCPYFYDTHQRCNKRNPGSGCAALGGVSRQLAVIGGSDACIATHPSDMAVAMRALDATVQTVQGDGTERTIPIAQFYRAPANTPHLDTVLGKGELITSVTLPKPVEGAHIYRKVRDRASYAFALVSIAAVIQRDGSGRVAVGGVAYAPWRSEAAESQLPNGAKAVTERLFAGAKPTEHNGFKLLLAERTLGAVLAQAKE
- a CDS encoding RidA family protein codes for the protein MALKCINPVDLPAPQSYTQVVVATGSKLVFVSGQEPEDSDGNLVGPGDLAVQARQVYANLGRALAAAGAGPEHVARITIYVVNYERDACLPIIEAARKTLFGDHKPADVVLGVTSLSPGYLIEVDAIAVID
- a CDS encoding hydroxypyruvate isomerase family protein is translated as MQRRAFLQSTAAAAAATVLPSMAAAGAKPATHGPAPDFKLKYAPHLGMFEASAGKDPIAQIRYMAQAGFKAYEDNELMQRPVALQERIGETLAGNGMTMGVFVIDAGDNWKVSYTTGKKEFREAFVKTCRDAVATAKRVNAKWMTIVPGFFEARLPVDIQTGHVIDAIRAGAEVMEPHGLTMVMEPLSDRPELFLRTSAQAYAIARAVNSPACKILYDIYHLQRNEGNLIHHIDLAWDEIAYFQIGDVPGRKEPGTGEVNYRNIFAYIHERMHKEGRDFVFGMEHGNASPGVEGERRLIEAYRRSDDF